The DNA sequence GCTGGCCTGGCTCCACTACAGCGCGGGTCACGGGGCGCCGCCGCGCCGCGGCGGCTGGCTTCACCGGCTCCTGGGCGTCGGCCTGGCCGGGGTGGCGCTGCTGGGCCCCTGGCCGGGAGCGCTGGCCCGCGCCACCGTCCACGCCCACGACGTCCCGGCGCTCGGGCTGCGCTACCACACCGCGGACGTCACGCCCCTGGGCGGGGCCGCCCTGCTGCTGGCGCTGCTGGCCATGGTGGTGCCGGCCGGGCGCTACCTGCGCGGCGCCCTGGCCGGCGTGCCCGGCTCCTGGCCCCACCTGGCGGGCTTCGCCGTGCTGCTGGGCACGGCGGTGGTGGAGGTGCTCACGGCGGGGCAGCTGCTGGCGGCGCCGTACCTGCTCGACGTCGGCTTCCTGGTGGCCACGCTGACCATCGGCGCCGAGCTGGTGGGGCGCGCCACCGGCGACGCGCAGCGGCTCACCGCGCTGTCGGCGCGGCTGGAGCGGACGGTGGAGGAGCGCACCGCGCAGCTGGCCCTGGCCCACCAGGCGCTGGCGCAGCAGGACCGGCTGGCGGCGCTGGGCCGGCTGGCCGGTGGCGTGGCCCACCAGATCAACAGCCCGCTCTCCGCCATCACCGCCAACTCCGGCTTCCTGCACGCCGAGCTGGGCGCGGCCCAGGCGCCCCCGGCCACCGCGGACCTGCGCGAGGCGGCCGTCGAGATCGGCCAGGCGGCCCAGCGCATCCGCGAGGTGGTGCTGGACCTGGCGCTCTTCTCGCGCGGGCCGGATCGGGTGGGGGCCACCAGCGTCGAGCTGCGCCCCGTCATCGACTCGGCGGTGCGGCTGCTGCGCCACGAGCTGGGGCAGGCCGAGGTGGTGGCCGTGGAGGACGGCGGGGCGGGGGCGGTGGAGGCCGACCCGGCGCGCCTGGTCCAGGTGCTGTTCAACCTGCTGACCAACGCGGCCCAGGCCCTGCCGGCCGGGGGCCGCACCCCGGGCGCGGTGGTGGTGCGGACCCGCCGGGACGGCGAGCGGGTGCTCCTCGAGGTGGAGGACCACGGCCCCGGCATCCCGCGGGAGCACCTGGGGCGGGTGCTGGAGCCGTACTTCACCACCAACCAGGCGGACGGGGCCAGCGGCCTCGGCCTCTCCGTCAGCCACGGCCTGGTGCGCGCCATGGGCGGGCAGTTCACCCTGGAGAGCGAGCCGGGGCGCGGCACCCGGGCGCGGATCTGGCTGCCGGCCGGCCAGGCGCTCAGCGCGCCACGTCGAAGCGATCCAGCCGGAGCGTGAAGGTGGCGCGCCCCTGGGTGAGCGAGCGCAGGTCGGTGGCGTAGCCGAAGAGCCGGCGCAGCGGGGCCTCGCCGGACACCAGCCGCACCGCGGCGCCGCGCTCCGCCACGTCGAGGATGGTGCCGCCCCGCCGGTCCAGGCTGGCGATGACGTCGCCCAGGTGCTCGGCCGGCGCCACCACCTCGACCCGCGCCACCGGCTCCAGCAGCACCGGGCCGGCCCGCTCGGCCGCCTGGCGCACCGCCGCCGCCGCCGCCACCTTGTAGGCGAACGGGCGGGAGGCGCCCTCGCGCCAGGACGCGCCGGTCACCTCCACCCGCACGTCCTGCAGCGGGTGGCCCTGCAGGACCCCGCTCTCCGCGCCCTCGCGCGCGCCGGCCAGCAGCAGCTCGAGCGCCTCGCCGCGCAGGAAGGGCAGGGCCGCCGCGGCCGGGGCCAGCTCCACCACCAGGCCCGCCCCGCGCCCGAGCGGCGTCAGCCGCACCGCCACCTGGCCGAAGACCGGGGCGCCGTCGAGGAGCCGCTCGAAGGTGGCCTCGCCCAGGCCGGCGGCCGACACCGTCTCGCGCAGCACCACCTGGGGCGCCCCGGTGCGCACCGCCAGGCCGAACTCGCGGCGCAGCCGCTCGGCCACCACCTCCAGGTGCAGCTCACCCATGCCCGAGACCAGGAGCTGGCCGGTCTCGCGGTCCTCGCCGAAGGTGATGGAGGGGTCCTCGTCGGCCAGCCGCGCCAGCGCCTCCAGCAGCGGGTCGCGGTCGGCCTGGGCGGCCGGCTCGATGGCCTGCGAGACCACCGGGGTGCAGGCCCCCAGCCGCTCCAGCAGCACCGGGTGGTCGCGGTGGCACAGGGTGTCGCCGGTGCGGGTCTCCTTGAGCCCCATGACCGCCACCAGCTGCCCGGCCGCGGCCTGGGCCAGGCGGGTCTTCTGGGCGGCGTGCATGAGGAGCAGGCGGGAGACCCGCTCGGCCCGGCCCAGGCTGGCGTTCCAGACCTCGTCCCCCTCGGCCAGCCGCCCGGCGTAGATCCGCAGGAAGACGAAGCGGCGCCGCTCGTCGAGCAGGGAGACCTTGAAGGCCAGCGCCAGCAGCGGCCCGGCCTCGTCGGCGGGGCGCGGCGGCACCGGCTGGCCGGCCGGGGTGTGCCCCTCCGGCGGGGCCACGTCGAGCGGCGAGGGCAGCCAGTCGCAGATGGCGTCGAGCAGCTGCGGCAGCCCCTGGTTGTGCAGCGCCGAGCCGCACAGCAGGGGCACGAACCGCCCCGCCACGGTGGCGCGCCGGATGGCCTGGCGCAGCCCCGCCTCGTCGAGGTCGCGGTCGGAGAGCAGCGCCTCGGCGGCCTGGTCGTCGTGGTCGGCCAGCAGCTCCAGCAGGGTCCGCCGGTCCGCCTCTCCCTGCGGCGACAGGCCGGGCGCGGCGGTGAAGGCGCGCGGGTCGTCGCGGTCGAGGAAGCGCACGGTGGTGCGCGCCACCAGGTCCTCGAAGCCGGCGAAGGCCGCCTCCGCGCCCAGGGGGCGCTGCACGGCCGCGAAGGCGTGGTCCGGGAAGCGGCGGCGCAGCGAGGCCAGGGTGGCCGGGAGGTCGGCGCCCACCCGGTCCATCTTGTTGGCGAAGGCCAGGCGCGGCACCCGCCAGCGGTCGGCCTGGCGCCACACCGCCTCCGACTGCGGCTCGACCCCGTGGGCCGCGTCGAAGACCGCCACCGCCCCGTCGAGCACCCGCAGGGACCGCTCCACCTCCACGGTGAAGTCCACGTGGCCGGGGGTGTCCACCAGGTGCAGGTCGTGGCCGCGCCAGGCCAGGCTGGTCACGGCGGCGGTGATGGTGATGCCCCGCTCGCGCTCCAGCTCCATCCAGTCCATGACGGCCTGGCCCTCGTGCACCTCGCCCATCTTGTGGGTCCGGCCGGCCACGAAGAGCAGCCGCTCGGTGACGGTGGTCTTGCCGGCGTCGATGTGGGCCATGATCCCGAGGTTGCGGATGGCCCGCATGCGCTTCGTCGCGGCCCTCGATGGCCCCGCCTCGTCCCCTCCCATGGCGCTCCTCCCGAGGCGCAGCATAGCCCCGAGCGGCGCCGAGCCGGCCACGGGAGCGGCGGGGCGGCCGGTCGCTCAGGGGGCGGGGGCCGGCCGGGGCGGGTCGCCGAGGTCGAGGCGCAGCACCGACTCCGGGTCCACCCACAGCCCGTCCACCTTGACGCCCCAGTGGAGGTGCGGCCCGGTGGAGCGGCCGGTGGAGCCCACCTGGCCGATGCGCTGGCCCCGCGCCACCCGCGCGCCGGGGCCCACCTCCACCGCCGCCTGGTGCAGGTAGGAGGAGTAGACCCCCGCGCCGTGCCACAGGACGGTGGTCCAGCCGGAGTGGTAGCAGCGGCGCGCCAGCACCACCACGCCGTCGGCGGCGGCCAGCACCGGGTCGCCGCGGGCGCCGTCGAGGTCCAGCCCGTAGTGCACGCTGGCGGCGGTGCCGTTGAAGACCCGCTGGTCGCCGTAGCGGCCGGTGACCTCGGCCACGCGCGGGCGCCCGAAGGCCGCCCCGAAGAGCGGCGGCTCGAAGGGCTGCCGGTAGGCCTCGGCCAGCGCGGCCGCGTCGGCGGCGATCTGGGCGGCGGCCGAGGCGGGCGGGGAGAGGAAGCGCGGCGCCACCGAGAGCCGGGTGGCGCGGAAGGCGGCCGCGTCGATCTCGAGCGCCACCGGCACCGGCGCGCCGCCGCTGGAGAGGGAGAGCGCGGCCGGCCCCGGGGCGGCCTCGGTGGGCAGCGGCGCCAGGGCCCGCCAGCGGCCCTCCCCGGCCGGGAAGAAGCGGAGCGGGCGGCCCAGCAGGGCGCCCTCCGGCGCGGCCTCGGCGCCGGCCACGGTGACCAGCACCGCGTCGCCCGGGCGGGCCCGGGGCGGGGAGACCTCGGCGGTGGCGGCCGGCAGCAGGGCGGCCAGGATCAGCGGGGCGAGCATGGGCCGGGATCCTGCCGCGGATCCGGCGGCGGGGGAACCCCGGCTGGCCGGGGGCCGCGCGGGAGGGCACGGCGCGCCGGCGCGGCGGGCGCTTCAGGGGGTGCGGCGACGCGAGGGGATCTCCTGGCGGCCCCTCAGGCCCCGCCCGGCCGGCGCAGCGGGCAGGCGGCGCAGACCGGGTGCTCCTCGTGACGCTCGGTGAAGGTCCGGAAGGCCCTGGAGGTCCAGAGCTCCCGCAGCGGCGAGGCGGCGGCGCTGCCGAAGTCGCCCAGCTCGCCCCGCCAGGCGGCCGGGTGGGGGCAGGGGGCCAGCCGCCCGTCGGGCAGCAGCCAGGCCTCGCGCCCCAGGAACGGGCAGGGGCCGAGCGGCGCCGGCGCGGCCGGGTCGAGCGCCAGCTCCCCGCAGCCGGCCAGCTCGAGCGGCCCGGCGGGGCGGCGCACCTCGGCGGCGGCGGCCCGGGCGGCGGCGGCGGCCCGGTTCCAGCGGGCCAGGCCGGCGGCGCTGCGGGTCAGCGCCCGCGCCAGCAGGTGCGGCGCCCGCGGCTGCAGCTGGTTCACCTTGACCCGGTCCACGCCCAGGGCGCCGGCCAGCCGCACCAGGTCGGGCAGCTCGTCCACGTTCCCGGCCTGGGCCGTCACCTGGAAGGAGAGCCGGCCCCGCACCCCGGTGCGCGCCGCCGCCTCGTCGCGGGCGGCCGCCACCTGGCGCACCCCCTCGATCGCCGCGGCGAAGTCGAGCCCCGCCATGATGGCCTCGGCGGTGGCGGCGGTGGCCCCGTTCCAGGAGACCTTGACGTCGCTGGCCAGCGGGTAGAGGCGCGCCCCCCAGGCGGCCGCGCCGCGCCCTGGCCAGGTCCCGCTGGTGGTGAGGTTGAGCCGCAGCCTGGTCGCCGCCAGCGCGTCGAGCAGGGCGTCGAACCCGGCCCACAGCAGGGGCTCGCCCATGGTGGAGGGGATGACCTCGCGGAGCGCCCCGCCCCGCAGCTGGGCCAGGGCCGAGAGCGCCAGGGCCGGGTCCATGCGGCGGGGCGGGCCGGCGCGGGGCCCCGCCGCGGCGCGCGCCTGGCCGCACTCGCACATGTCGCAGGCCAGCGTGCAGTCGTCCGGGTCGGTGACCAGGGTGAGGCGCCAGGGGCCGGCGGGGTGGGGGAGGCGCGTTGACAAGTGATCCGTTGTAACGGAAAAGTCTCCACCCATGAAGAGCACACGCGAGGGGACCGTCAAGAGAGGGCGCGGGCGGACGGCCGCGCCCGAGTCCAAGGCGGCCGGTGAGCCGCGCGAGGTGGCGGCGGCGGCGTCCGACCTGACGCCGGTGGTGGGCTCGAACCTGCGGCGGCTGCGCGGGCAGCGCGGCCTCTCGCTGGAGAAGCTGGCCCGCCTCTCCGGCGTGTCGCGCGCCATGCTGGGGCAGATCGAGCTGGGCCAGAGCGCCCCCACCATCAACGTGCTCTGGAAGATCGCCAGCGCCCTGGGCGTGCCCTTCTCCGGCCTCATCAGCGCCCGGCAGGAGGGGAGCGTGCACGTGCTGCGGGCCGGGCAGGCCAAGCTGCTCACCAGCCACGACGGCGCCTTCAGCTCGCGCGCCCTCTTCCCCTTCGACTCCCCGCGGCGGGTCGAGTTCTACCAGCTGACCCTGAGGCCGGGCGCCGCCGAGAAGGCCGACGCCCACAACCCCGGCACGGTGGAGAACCTGGTGGTGGCGCAGGGGTCGGTGGAGATCGAGGCCGACGGCCGGCGCGAGCAGCTCGACGCCGGCGACGCCATCGTCTTCGAGGCCGACGTGCCGCACGTCTACCGCAACCGGTCGGGCGGCGAGGCGGTGATGTTCCTGGTCATGACCTACGCCGACACGGTGGGGTAGGGCGTCCCGCCGCAGCCCCCGAAGGGCCCCCTTCGTCGCGGCTCCTCCGACACGGACCGTCCGCTGACGGCGCCGCGGTAAGCTCCCGGCTCCGGCCCGCAGGTGGGGGGCCGGCGAGAGGCCGCACGGTGTCCACTCCGACGGGCGTACTGCTGGTGCAGCGGGGCGTGGCCACCCAGGCCATGGTCGATCAGGCCTGGCGCGAGGGGAAGGCGCACGGGGAGCGGCTCTGCTCGCGCCTCCTGGCCATGGGGGTGGACCAGGGCCACCTGGCCGAGGTCCTGTCTGAGAAGCAGGGCGTGCCGGGCGTGGACCTCTCCCGCTGCGTCATCGACCTCTCGCTGCTCGACCTGGTGCCCCGGCTGGTGGCCGACCACGACCTGATCCTGCCGCTCTCCGACGAGGGCGGCCGGCTCCACCTGGCCATGTCCACGCCGCACGACGAGCGGGTGCTCTCGGAGGTCCGGTTCGTCACGGGGCGGGAGGTCTCGGCCTACGTCTGCGTGCAGTCGGCCGCCCGCCAGGCCATCACCCAGGCCTACGACGCCCGCGAGCGGGGCGAGGCGACCTGGCGCGGGCCGCTGGCCGACCCTGGGCCGCCGCCGGTGCTGGCCGCGGTGCTCCCGCCCGGCGCCGCCGCCGAGCCGCCCGAGGTGGAGGTGCTCATCGCGGAGGACGTGCTGCCCGAGCTGGCCGACGACGACCTGGTGGCCGTCGAGAGCGGTGCGCCCATCCTGCCCGGCGAGGACGAGCCCATGGGCCGCCCCGGCGCCGGCGAGGAGGTGGTGCTGGCGGTGCGGGCCGCTGGCCGCCGCACCGTGCTGGTGGTGGACGACGAGGCGGAGATCCGGCTGCTGGTGCAGAGGGCCCTGGAGAAGCACGGCTTCGCGGTGGAGGTGGCGGTCGACGGCGCCGAGGCGCTGGCCAAGTGCGAGGCGCTGGTGCCCGACCTGGTGCTGCTCGACGCCATGCTGCCCAAGGTGCACGGCTTCGAGGCCTGCCGCCGCATCAAGTCCTCACCGCGCACCCGCCACGTGCCGGTCATCATGATGACCGCCGTCTACCGCGGCTGGCGCTTCGCCCAGGACGCCCGCGAGGCCTACGGGGCGGAGGACTACATCGAGAAGCCCTTCCGCTTCGACGACGTGCTCAGGCGCATCGAGGCGGTGCTGGAGTCCACCGCCTCCCGCCCCACCACCGGCGCCGCCCTGGCCGCGCCGCACATCGCCCGCGGCAAGGAGCTCTTGCTGGCCAACCGGCTGCCCGAGGCGCAGGCGTCCTTCGAGGCCGCCATCGGGGCCGACCCCTGGTCGGCCGAGGCCCACGCCCAGCTGGCCCGCACCCTGCGGGCGCGCGGCGACGCCTTCGCCGCCATGACGGCCTTCGAGCGCGCCGCCGAGCTCCGGCCGGGCTACCTGCCGGCCCTGCGCGCGCTGGCCGGGCTGTACGAGGAGAAGGGCTTCCGCCGCAAGGCCGCCGAGACGCTGGAGCGGGCCCTGCTGGCCGCCGGCGACGAGCCGGTGCGCGAGGCCATCAAGCAGGACCTGCTGGCGCTGATCGGCTGAGGCCGGGGCGGGCGGAGTCCTCCCCGGCCCGACCACGTCCGCCCCTGGGCCCAGGCGCGCTGGCCGCGCCGAGGGCGTGGGCGCCATGCCCGTGATCCGGGCACCGGCTTGCCCGGGCGCTGCCCATGGATCGGGCCCGTTCGTGCGAAATGCGGCGTCCCAGCGCCTTCCGGTGGCGGCACGGCGGCTGCACTACCGGCCTGGCGAACGACACGCTCGACGCCCGGCAGGTCCGGGCGACCTTCACGACACCTCTTGGTCCCCAGGGAGAGAAGATGGCTGATCCGACCGTCGCAGAGCTGGCGAAGAACCTGGCGGACACCCAGACCGCGCTCAACATCGTCTACACGGTGCTGGCCGGCGCCCTGGTGATGTTCATGCAGGCCGGCTTCGCCCTGGTGGAGACCGGCCTGACGCGGGCCAAGAACGTGGCCCACACCATGGGCATGAACTTCTTCGTCTACGCCATCGGCATCCTGGGCTTCTACTTCGTCGGCTTCGGCCTGCAGATGGGCTCGTTCGGCCCCATGCCCACCTTCGGCGGCGACGCCACGCTCTCCTCGCCGATGTTCGCCGTCGAGCTCTTCGGTAAGCCGTTCGAGCTCTTCGGCACCAGCGGCTTCATGCTCCCGCCGGCCATGTTCACGCCGGCGGTGGCCACCATGTTCTTCTTCCAGATGGTGTTCATGGACACCACCTGCACCATCCCCACCGGCGCGGCGGCCGAGCGCTGGAAGATCACCAGCTTCATCATCTTCTCCTTCGTGATCTCCACCCTCATCTACCCGATCTACGGCGCCTGGGTCTGGGGCGGCGGCTGGCTGGCGGACCTCGGCGCCAACTTCGGCCTGGGCCACGGCCACGTCGACTTCGCCGGCTCCTCGGTGGTGCACATGACCGGCGGCGTGATGGCCTTCGTGCTGGCCAAGATGATCGGCCCGCGCATCGGCAAGTACACCTCCGACGGCCGGGTCAACCCCATCCCGGCCCACAACATCGCCCAGGTCATGACCGGCACCTTCATCCTGGCCTTCGGCTGGTTCGGCTTCAACGCCGGCTCCACGCTGTCGGGCATGGACACCCAGCTGGCCATCGCGGCCCTGAACACCATGCTGGCCTCCGCCGCTGGCGCCTTCGGCGCCTACGTCTTCGTCAAGATCAAGTTCGGCAAGCCCGACCCGACCTGGCTGGCCAACGGCATGCTGGCCGGCCTGGTGGCCATCACCGCTCCCTGCGCCTTCCTCGAGTCCTGGGCGGCCATCCTGGTGGGCGCCATCGCCGGCGTGCTGGTGGTGGTGGCGGCCATCTTCATCGACACCAGGCTCAAGGTCGACGATCCGGTCGGCGCGGTGGCGGTGCACGGCGTCAACGGCGCCTGGGGCATCGTGGCGCTGGGGCTCTTCGCCAACGGCAAGTACGGCGAGGGCTGGAACGGCGTGGCGGGCAAGGTGACCGGCCTCTTCTACGGCGACGCCGGGCAGCTCTACGCCAACCTGATCGGCATCGTGGCCAACGTCCTCTGGGTGGCCCCGGTGGCGGCGCTGACCTTCTGGGTCATCGGCAAGCTGGTCGGCAACCGGGCCTCGGCCGAGTCGGAGGTGGCCGGCCTCGACATCGACGAGATGGGCGTGCACGGCTACGTCTTCGACTCCGGCCCGACGCACGGGCTGGCGCCGCGGGGGGGTGAGCCCTCCAGGTCGCCGGCCGCGGTCGGCGCGCTGTCGCCGAGCCACGAGTAGCGGGTGCAGGGCTGGCCTCGCCCCCGCGGGGGGGCAGAGGCCTGGGAACGGGCAGCAGAGGGGTCTGCTGCGCGCGGGTGAGGCGTCCGGGGATCGAGTGATCCCCGGACGTCTCTTTTTTCAGCGCTCCGTGGCCACGGCCACGCCGCTCGCCAGCACCAGCGCCGCGCCGACCAGGCCGACCCCGTCGATGGTCTCGCCGAAGGCCGCCCAGCCGATGAGCGCGGCGGTGAGGGGCTCGAGGTAGGAGAGCGCCCCCACCACGGCCGACGGGATCAGGTTCACCCCGCGGAAGAAGAGGGTGGTGGCGAGCACGCCGCACACCAGCGAGCCCAGGCCCACCCGCAGCGCCCCCGGGCCCGCGTCCGGGATGGCCCCGCCGCCGAAGACCAGCAGCAGCACCCCGGCCGACACCAGCGCGTGCAAGGACACCACGGCCGGCGGCGAGAAGGACCGCCCGGCCCGCTGCGCCGCGAAGACGAAGGCGGCGTAGAAGACGGCGCTGGTGGCGCCCAGCCCGGCGGTCACCAGGGCCACCTCCTCGCCCGGGTGCCAGACCAGCAGCGCCAGCCCCAGCAGCGACACCGGGGTGGCCACCAGGGCGCGCCGCGAGCGGCGCTCGCCGGTGAGGAGCGGCGCCAGCAGGGTGACGAGGAGCGGCGCCAGGTAGTGGGTCAGCACCGCCACCGCCACCGGGCCGCGGTCGATGGCGGCGAAGTAGAAGCCCACGCTGCCGGCGTCGGCCACCCCGAGCAGCAGCAGCGCCACCACGGCGCCCCGGTCGCGGAAGGGGGCGCGCGACACCACCAGCGGCAGGGGCAGCGCCATCACCAGCAGCGCCAGCCAGGCGGCCTGCGCCGGCGGCAGGCCGGCCGGGCGCAGCACCAGCGACCAGCCGCCCCAGAGGACGGCCGCCAGGGCCGTCAGGCCCGCTCCGATGGCCCGGTCGCCGCGCATGGGGCGCGCACCATGGCACGGGCCGGCGCGGGCGCGAAGGGAGGGGACCCGGCCGGGCGGTCACCTCACAGGGCGCCCTCGCCCCGCTCCCCGGTGCGGAGCCTGACCACCTCGTCCACCGGCCCGGCGTGCAGCAGCCCGTCGTCGGCGCGGCCGGTGCGGAGCCAGCGGGTCAGGTCGTGCAGGAGGCGCGGCGCCAGCGGGGAGGGCACCACCAGCTCGATGCGCAGCAGCGGGGCCAGGTCGGGCGGGGTGGCCACGCCGCGGTACCGCCCGCCGGCCACCCCGGTGGCGCCCTTCACCTCGGTCACGGTGAGCCCGCCCACCCAGTCGAGGGAGAGGACGCGCTTCACGTCGTCCAGCCGGCCCGGGGGAACGATGGCCTCGAGCTTGGTCATGCGGACGCCTCCTCGGCGGGCAGCGCCAGGTGCGAGGCGCCTGGGAGGGGGCGCTTGCACGGAGGGTGCCGGGGGGGGGGGCGGCTTCGGCGGCGACCTCGACCTCGACCTCGACCCCGACCTCGACCTCGACCTCGACCTCGACCCCGACCCCGACCCCGACCCCGACCCCGACCCCGACCCCGACCCCGACCCCGACCTCGACCTCGACCCCGACCCCGACCTCGACCCCGACCCCGACCCCGACCCCGACCTCGACCCCGACCCCGACCCCGACCCCGACCCCGACCTCGACCCCGACCCCGACCCCGACCCCGACCTCGAAGTTGCGCTCTCCCTCTCCCCTCCGGGGAGAGGGCCGGGGTGAGGGGCTCCTCGACGACCTCGACGGTGTTCGAGCGGCTGGAGCGGGACGGGCTTGCATTGCAGCCTCCCCCTGCGGGTGAGGAGGCTGCAATGCACACACACTTCGACGCTCCGCTCCAGACGCTCTCTCACACTCCGGTGGCTGATCTCGCTGCTCCGGTGGCTGATCCCGCTGCTCCGGTGGCCAATCCAGCTGCTCCGGCGGCCGCCCCCGGTGCTCTCCCTGCTGCGGTTTCCGTTGCAGCACCAGTCCTCCCCTTCCAGCGGCTCGACGCGTACCGGGTGGCGAGGGAGCTGGCGCGGGCGGTCTGCACGGCGGGCATCGCGGACGCGGAGCTGCGCGACCAGGCCACGCGGGCGGCCAAGTCGGCGTTCCTGAACCTGTGCGAGGGGCTGCCCGACGATCGGCCGGGGGTGCGCCGGCGGTACTTCCGGCAGGCGGACGGCTCGGTGCACGAGGTGGCCGGGGCGCTGGACCTGGCGGCGGCCATCGGGGCGCTCGACGAGGAGGTGGCCCGGCAGGGCATCGCCCTGGCCGCCCGGGTGCGGGCGCTGCTGCGCGGGCTGCTGCGGCGAGGGAGGCCGGGGGAGCCGAGGCGACTGCCCTCGGCTCCCACGGTCCGCCCCCGGCCGGCTACCGGATGAGCCCGGTGAGCAGGGCCACCAGCCGGTGGGCCACCTGGTTCACCCGGGCCGCCGCGGCCGGGGAGGCGTCCCCGCAGGAGGCGGCGATCTCCACCGCCGCCGCGGCCTCGCCGGCCTCGGCGCGGGCGATGGCGAAGGAGCGGGCCTTGTCCGGGCGCGAGACCCGGCCCGCGCCCTCGGCCGTGTTGAGGCTCGCCGACTTGGCCGAGCGCAGCGCCTCGTCGCGCAGCTTGGGGTCACGCACCTGGGCCGCACGGACCGCCGCGAGCAGCTCCAGCGCCACGCCGTAGGCGATGAGCCGGTGGTGGGGGAGGGAGACCCCGCCCGCGCCGAGCGGAGAGGAGGAGGGACCCTGGTGACCCGAGGATGGAGAGGAGGAACTCCTGGGACCCGAGGCAGTGGAGGAGGAACCCCTGGGACCCGAGGCCAATGAAGAGGAACCCGCGGGACCCGAGGCCGGAGAAGAGGTGAACCCGCGGGGAACCGTTGCCGTGTGATCAGCGAAGAGCGAGTGGTGGTCGTTCATGTCGCGCTCCTTTCACCCCGAGAAGGAGCGCGACATGAACGACGGCACCCATGAGCCCGAGCCCACCCGGCGCGTCTCAGGAGTACGCCGCACGCGCAGTGACGGGCGCAGCCCGGCGCGAGCGTGCCAGTGCGAGCAGCAGCGACGAGTGGGCGCCCTGACCCCTGGCGGCCCCCTCACCCCGGCCCTCTCCCCCAGCAAGCTGGGGGAGAGGGTGAGCAACCAGCTCGACCCCGACCCCGACCCCTACCCCGACCCCGACCCCGACCCCGACCGCGACCCCGACCCGACCCCGACCCCGACCCCGACCCCGACCTCGACCCCGACCCCGACCCCGACCCCGACCCCGACCCCGACCCCGACCGCGCCGATATCGCGCGCCGCCCCGCCTGTCCCCTCCCGCCAACCGGGGGTACCATCTC is a window from the Anaeromyxobacter sp. genome containing:
- the fusA gene encoding elongation factor G, coding for MGGDEAGPSRAATKRMRAIRNLGIMAHIDAGKTTVTERLLFVAGRTHKMGEVHEGQAVMDWMELERERGITITAAVTSLAWRGHDLHLVDTPGHVDFTVEVERSLRVLDGAVAVFDAAHGVEPQSEAVWRQADRWRVPRLAFANKMDRVGADLPATLASLRRRFPDHAFAAVQRPLGAEAAFAGFEDLVARTTVRFLDRDDPRAFTAAPGLSPQGEADRRTLLELLADHDDQAAEALLSDRDLDEAGLRQAIRRATVAGRFVPLLCGSALHNQGLPQLLDAICDWLPSPLDVAPPEGHTPAGQPVPPRPADEAGPLLALAFKVSLLDERRRFVFLRIYAGRLAEGDEVWNASLGRAERVSRLLLMHAAQKTRLAQAAAGQLVAVMGLKETRTGDTLCHRDHPVLLERLGACTPVVSQAIEPAAQADRDPLLEALARLADEDPSITFGEDRETGQLLVSGMGELHLEVVAERLRREFGLAVRTGAPQVVLRETVSAAGLGEATFERLLDGAPVFGQVAVRLTPLGRGAGLVVELAPAAAALPFLRGEALELLLAGAREGAESGVLQGHPLQDVRVEVTGASWREGASRPFAYKVAAAAAVRQAAERAGPVLLEPVARVEVVAPAEHLGDVIASLDRRGGTILDVAERGAAVRLVSGEAPLRRLFGYATDLRSLTQGRATFTLRLDRFDVAR
- a CDS encoding M23 family metallopeptidase translates to MLAPLILAALLPAATAEVSPPRARPGDAVLVTVAGAEAAPEGALLGRPLRFFPAGEGRWRALAPLPTEAAPGPAALSLSSGGAPVPVALEIDAAAFRATRLSVAPRFLSPPASAAAQIAADAAALAEAYRQPFEPPLFGAAFGRPRVAEVTGRYGDQRVFNGTAASVHYGLDLDGARGDPVLAAADGVVVLARRCYHSGWTTVLWHGAGVYSSYLHQAAVEVGPGARVARGQRIGQVGSTGRSTGPHLHWGVKVDGLWVDPESVLRLDLGDPPRPAPAP
- a CDS encoding SPASM domain-containing protein, whose translation is MGGDFSVTTDHLSTRLPHPAGPWRLTLVTDPDDCTLACDMCECGQARAAAGPRAGPPRRMDPALALSALAQLRGGALREVIPSTMGEPLLWAGFDALLDALAATRLRLNLTTSGTWPGRGAAAWGARLYPLASDVKVSWNGATAATAEAIMAGLDFAAAIEGVRQVAAARDEAAARTGVRGRLSFQVTAQAGNVDELPDLVRLAGALGVDRVKVNQLQPRAPHLLARALTRSAAGLARWNRAAAAARAAAAEVRRPAGPLELAGCGELALDPAAPAPLGPCPFLGREAWLLPDGRLAPCPHPAAWRGELGDFGSAAASPLRELWTSRAFRTFTERHEEHPVCAACPLRRPGGA
- a CDS encoding helix-turn-helix domain-containing protein → MKSTREGTVKRGRGRTAAPESKAAGEPREVAAAASDLTPVVGSNLRRLRGQRGLSLEKLARLSGVSRAMLGQIELGQSAPTINVLWKIASALGVPFSGLISARQEGSVHVLRAGQAKLLTSHDGAFSSRALFPFDSPRRVEFYQLTLRPGAAEKADAHNPGTVENLVVAQGSVEIEADGRREQLDAGDAIVFEADVPHVYRNRSGGEAVMFLVMTYADTVG
- a CDS encoding response regulator; protein product: MSTPTGVLLVQRGVATQAMVDQAWREGKAHGERLCSRLLAMGVDQGHLAEVLSEKQGVPGVDLSRCVIDLSLLDLVPRLVADHDLILPLSDEGGRLHLAMSTPHDERVLSEVRFVTGREVSAYVCVQSAARQAITQAYDARERGEATWRGPLADPGPPPVLAAVLPPGAAAEPPEVEVLIAEDVLPELADDDLVAVESGAPILPGEDEPMGRPGAGEEVVLAVRAAGRRTVLVVDDEAEIRLLVQRALEKHGFAVEVAVDGAEALAKCEALVPDLVLLDAMLPKVHGFEACRRIKSSPRTRHVPVIMMTAVYRGWRFAQDAREAYGAEDYIEKPFRFDDVLRRIEAVLESTASRPTTGAALAAPHIARGKELLLANRLPEAQASFEAAIGADPWSAEAHAQLARTLRARGDAFAAMTAFERAAELRPGYLPALRALAGLYEEKGFRRKAAETLERALLAAGDEPVREAIKQDLLALIG
- a CDS encoding ammonium transporter yields the protein MADPTVAELAKNLADTQTALNIVYTVLAGALVMFMQAGFALVETGLTRAKNVAHTMGMNFFVYAIGILGFYFVGFGLQMGSFGPMPTFGGDATLSSPMFAVELFGKPFELFGTSGFMLPPAMFTPAVATMFFFQMVFMDTTCTIPTGAAAERWKITSFIIFSFVISTLIYPIYGAWVWGGGWLADLGANFGLGHGHVDFAGSSVVHMTGGVMAFVLAKMIGPRIGKYTSDGRVNPIPAHNIAQVMTGTFILAFGWFGFNAGSTLSGMDTQLAIAALNTMLASAAGAFGAYVFVKIKFGKPDPTWLANGMLAGLVAITAPCAFLESWAAILVGAIAGVLVVVAAIFIDTRLKVDDPVGAVAVHGVNGAWGIVALGLFANGKYGEGWNGVAGKVTGLFYGDAGQLYANLIGIVANVLWVAPVAALTFWVIGKLVGNRASAESEVAGLDIDEMGVHGYVFDSGPTHGLAPRGGEPSRSPAAVGALSPSHE
- a CDS encoding EamA family transporter is translated as MRGDRAIGAGLTALAAVLWGGWSLVLRPAGLPPAQAAWLALLVMALPLPLVVSRAPFRDRGAVVALLLLGVADAGSVGFYFAAIDRGPVAVAVLTHYLAPLLVTLLAPLLTGERRSRRALVATPVSLLGLALLVWHPGEEVALVTAGLGATSAVFYAAFVFAAQRAGRSFSPPAVVSLHALVSAGVLLLVFGGGAIPDAGPGALRVGLGSLVCGVLATTLFFRGVNLIPSAVVGALSYLEPLTAALIGWAAFGETIDGVGLVGAALVLASGVAVATER
- a CDS encoding P-II family nitrogen regulator, which translates into the protein MTKLEAIVPPGRLDDVKRVLSLDWVGGLTVTEVKGATGVAGGRYRGVATPPDLAPLLRIELVVPSPLAPRLLHDLTRWLRTGRADDGLLHAGPVDEVVRLRTGERGEGAL